A single Dongia rigui DNA region contains:
- a CDS encoding CocE/NonD family hydrolase: protein MAEAVELPQKVDVTEHFWITLKDGCRLAARLWLPESAQGKPVPAVLEYIPYRKRDGTRARDEPMHSYFAGHGYAALRVDMRGSGESDGLLWDEYLKQEQDDALEVIDWMASQKWCDGNIGMMGKSWGGFNCLQVAARRPKALKAVLSVCSTDDRYADDIHYMGGCLLNDNLWWGTIMLAYQGRPADPELVGAGWRDQWRERLENMPFWPALWLKHQRRDAYWQHGSVCEDWDAIEVPVYLIGGWVDSYTNAVPRMLQHLKVPRKGVIGPWAHIYPQDGTPGPAIGFLQDAVAWWDRWLKGEQNGAEKGPMLRAWMQDYTAPETTRTTHPGHWVAEAVYPSAGIAPEVLYLNADGLGSIAGSEESLRLCTPQHVGLASGEWMGAGCIGELPADQRLDDVGALVFDTEPLKEAIQVLGAPELDLEFTSNKPVAQLCARLCDVAPDGKSLRVSYQVINLTHRDSHASPTPLEPGKRYRLKLALSACGHRFAAGHRIRISLTSAYWPLIWPTPEVVTLGIIAGASRLSLPHRRPQSTDGSEPFGKPAAGPATPMTQVTPAGNVTREVTLDLVKGAITYVTDGEGVFGEGRQRFDDIGTEVLHNIRRELRIAPNDPLCASYICKQRYIQSRPGWDIRIDVTCRMTSTADDFIMTAELDAFENNERFASRNWREVIKRDLV, encoded by the coding sequence ATGGCCGAAGCCGTTGAGTTACCGCAGAAAGTTGACGTCACCGAGCATTTTTGGATCACGCTGAAGGACGGCTGCCGATTGGCCGCCCGCCTGTGGTTGCCTGAATCGGCCCAGGGTAAACCCGTGCCTGCGGTCCTTGAGTACATCCCCTATCGCAAGCGTGACGGAACGCGTGCGCGCGACGAGCCGATGCATTCCTATTTTGCGGGTCATGGCTATGCGGCGCTGCGCGTCGACATGCGTGGTTCCGGCGAAAGCGACGGCCTGCTGTGGGACGAGTACCTGAAGCAGGAGCAGGACGACGCGCTTGAGGTCATCGACTGGATGGCGTCGCAGAAATGGTGCGACGGCAACATTGGGATGATGGGCAAGTCGTGGGGCGGCTTCAACTGCCTGCAGGTTGCTGCGCGGCGGCCAAAGGCCCTGAAGGCCGTGCTGTCGGTTTGTTCGACCGACGATCGCTATGCCGACGACATCCATTACATGGGCGGATGTCTGCTCAATGACAATCTGTGGTGGGGCACCATCATGCTGGCCTATCAAGGCCGGCCGGCAGATCCCGAGCTGGTTGGTGCTGGTTGGCGCGACCAGTGGCGGGAGCGGCTGGAAAACATGCCCTTCTGGCCCGCCCTGTGGCTGAAGCATCAGCGCCGCGACGCCTATTGGCAGCACGGATCGGTTTGCGAGGATTGGGATGCGATCGAGGTGCCGGTCTATCTGATCGGCGGCTGGGTCGATTCCTATACAAATGCGGTGCCGCGCATGCTGCAGCACCTCAAGGTGCCGCGCAAAGGCGTCATTGGACCCTGGGCTCATATCTATCCGCAAGATGGTACGCCGGGGCCGGCCATCGGCTTCCTGCAGGATGCGGTTGCCTGGTGGGACCGGTGGTTAAAGGGTGAGCAGAACGGTGCCGAGAAGGGGCCGATGCTGCGCGCGTGGATGCAGGATTACACGGCGCCCGAAACGACGCGGACGACGCATCCCGGTCACTGGGTGGCCGAAGCGGTCTATCCGTCGGCTGGGATTGCACCCGAGGTGCTCTATCTCAACGCGGATGGGCTTGGTTCCATTGCCGGCAGCGAGGAAAGCTTGAGGCTCTGCACGCCGCAACATGTCGGGCTGGCAAGCGGCGAATGGATGGGTGCTGGGTGCATCGGCGAATTGCCGGCGGATCAACGGCTGGATGACGTAGGTGCCCTGGTATTCGATACCGAACCGCTCAAGGAAGCGATCCAGGTCCTTGGTGCGCCGGAACTCGATCTGGAATTCACCAGCAACAAGCCGGTGGCCCAGCTTTGCGCCCGCTTGTGCGACGTGGCGCCCGACGGCAAATCACTGCGCGTGAGTTATCAGGTGATCAACCTGACGCATCGCGACAGCCATGCCAGTCCGACGCCCCTGGAACCCGGCAAGCGCTATCGCCTGAAATTGGCGTTGAGTGCGTGTGGGCACCGTTTCGCGGCCGGTCACCGGATTCGGATCTCATTGACCAGCGCCTATTGGCCGTTGATCTGGCCGACGCCGGAGGTTGTCACCTTGGGCATCATCGCCGGCGCCAGTCGGCTGTCACTGCCACATCGCCGTCCGCAATCGACGGATGGAAGCGAGCCGTTCGGTAAACCGGCCGCAGGTCCAGCGACGCCAATGACGCAGGTGACGCCGGCCGGAAATGTTACGCGTGAGGTGACACTCGATCTGGTCAAGGGTGCCATCACCTATGTGACGGACGGCGAGGGCGTCTTCGGCGAAGGTCGCCAGCGCTTTGATGATATCGGAACCGAGGTCTTGCACAACATCAGGCGCGAGTTGCGGATCGCCCCCAATGACCCGCTCTGCGCCTCATACATCTGCAAGCAGCGTTACATTCAGTCCCGCCCGGGCTGGGACATTCGCATCGACGTGACGTGCCGCATGACGTCGACCGCTGATGATTTCATCATGACGGCGGAGCTTGATGCCTTTGAGAACAACGAGCGTTTCGCCAGCCGAAACTGGCGCGAAGTGATCAAGCGCGATCTGGTCTGA
- a CDS encoding ABC transporter permease, with protein sequence MHPITRTILHRLGLGALTLFIVSIVIFVMVLLLPGDFAKAILGQSATPETVEAFQKEIGLDKPAYVRYGNWIVGAVQGDFGKSYTSRVGYTRTVAEIIMPRLANTLFLALMTACIAVPLALGLGILAALHRNSLFDRVVNSVTLTTISMPEFFMAYILMLFFAVKFRMFPGLASVDADTEFFVRIYKCVLPSLTLTLVIVAYMMRMTRAAIINLLASPYIEMARLKGISKSRVILRHALPNAWAPIVNVIAFNLAYLIVGVVVVETVFTYPGIGQLMVDAVRTRDMPVVQACALIFAVTYIGLNLVADIISIATNPRLLHPR encoded by the coding sequence ATGCATCCGATTACACGCACAATTCTGCACCGGTTGGGACTTGGAGCGCTGACGCTCTTCATCGTCTCGATCGTCATCTTCGTAATGGTGCTGTTGCTCCCCGGCGATTTTGCCAAGGCCATCCTCGGCCAGTCCGCAACGCCTGAAACGGTCGAAGCCTTCCAGAAGGAGATCGGTCTCGATAAACCAGCCTATGTCCGCTACGGCAATTGGATCGTCGGTGCCGTTCAGGGCGACTTTGGCAAGTCCTATACCAGCCGGGTCGGTTACACGCGCACGGTAGCGGAGATCATCATGCCGCGCCTCGCCAATACGTTGTTCCTGGCGCTGATGACCGCCTGTATTGCCGTCCCGTTGGCGTTGGGATTGGGTATTCTTGCGGCGTTACATCGAAATTCGCTTTTCGATAGAGTGGTGAATTCGGTGACGTTGACGACCATCTCGATGCCGGAATTCTTCATGGCCTACATCTTGATGCTGTTTTTTGCCGTGAAGTTCCGCATGTTTCCGGGCCTGGCGTCGGTCGATGCCGACACCGAATTCTTCGTTCGGATCTACAAATGCGTCCTGCCGTCGCTGACCCTGACGCTCGTCATCGTCGCCTACATGATGCGCATGACTCGTGCGGCGATCATCAACCTGCTGGCCAGCCCCTATATCGAAATGGCGCGCCTCAAGGGCATCAGCAAATCGCGTGTGATCCTGCGTCACGCCCTGCCCAATGCCTGGGCGCCGATCGTCAACGTCATTGCCTTCAATCTTGCCTATCTCATCGTTGGCGTCGTCGTCGTGGAAACGGTCTTCACCTATCCCGGCATCGGTCAGTTGATGGTCGATGCCGTGCGAACCCGCGACATGCCGGTCGTGCAGGCTTGTGCGCTCATCTTTGCCGTCACCTATATCGGTTTGAACCTGGTCGCCGACATCATCTCGATCGCGACCAATCCGCGCCTGCTGCATCCGCGCTGA
- a CDS encoding alpha/beta hydrolase yields MNAASKPADEAVAAFIADSDLVFTPAYDALPMIEQRRIYDAYWQRYHAPRPAGVTAETISIGVPRGELRALLYRPSTLGSEAANLPVVIYFHGGGWILGSPESHDLPVARMCAEAGVAVLSLDYRLAPEHVFPDALMDGLAAVDWVVREGRSKGLDPDRLVVAGDSAGGNLAAGLCLWIRDHGGPRILLQVLIYPALTTRVAAGHSAGVSQEAVSHYVTAYFGKQDLAGNAYAMPLSAKSFAGLPPGFVATAELDPILPHGEMFAERLRHAGIPCGYTCGYGLPHTYLRLVHLSPAAARELAACCAAIGAAVSAEQRRVA; encoded by the coding sequence ATGAATGCAGCGTCTAAACCGGCGGATGAGGCAGTTGCTGCCTTTATCGCAGATTCTGACTTGGTTTTTACCCCGGCTTATGACGCCCTGCCCATGATAGAGCAAAGGCGTATCTATGACGCCTATTGGCAGCGGTACCATGCGCCACGCCCGGCAGGTGTCACTGCCGAGACGATCTCGATCGGCGTGCCCAGGGGTGAGCTTCGGGCCCTTCTATATCGGCCTTCGACGTTGGGTAGCGAGGCAGCGAACCTTCCCGTCGTGATCTACTTTCATGGTGGCGGCTGGATCCTCGGATCGCCGGAGAGCCATGATTTGCCGGTCGCCAGGATGTGCGCCGAGGCAGGCGTTGCGGTTCTTAGTCTCGATTACCGCCTGGCGCCGGAACACGTCTTCCCAGACGCGCTGATGGATGGCCTCGCTGCGGTCGATTGGGTGGTCCGGGAAGGCCGTAGCAAGGGGCTCGATCCCGATCGCCTGGTTGTTGCGGGGGACAGTGCCGGCGGAAACCTGGCCGCCGGTCTCTGCCTGTGGATCAGGGATCATGGCGGGCCGCGCATCCTTTTGCAGGTGCTCATCTATCCCGCGCTGACGACACGGGTCGCCGCGGGCCATTCGGCTGGTGTCTCGCAGGAAGCAGTCAGCCACTATGTGACGGCGTATTTCGGCAAGCAGGACCTGGCGGGCAATGCCTATGCCATGCCGCTTTCCGCCAAGTCCTTTGCCGGATTGCCACCTGGCTTCGTGGCAACCGCGGAACTCGACCCGATTTTGCCGCATGGCGAAATGTTCGCTGAACGGCTGCGTCATGCTGGCATACCGTGTGGTTATACTTGTGGTTACGGGCTTCCACACACTTATCTCCGCCTCGTGCACTTGTCGCCAGCGGCCGCGCGCGAGCTCGCCGCTTGTTGCGCTGCGATCGGCGCTGCCGTGAGCGCCGAGCAGAGGAGGGTCGCCTGA
- a CDS encoding ABC transporter substrate-binding protein, with the protein MNQWEELQQAAFAKRVSRRDFMRRAAALGVSTALATGVLSRAGYAQEPKKGGTFKIGLGHGATTDSLDPATYPDQMTGTVGWGASGNSLTEMDPAGNIVGDLAESFEPSEGAKKWAFKLRKGVTFHNGKTVTPEDVIASYKHHMGPDSKSAAKSVVDTIEDIKADGDTIVFTLKGGNADFPFYVSDYHLKTMPMKADGTVDWQSGISTGPYSIEKFEPGIGAKLKRYDGFYGKAYFDDVEIKVIADVAARTNALASGEIHFMDRCDPKTVNLLKKNPDVAVNEVTGYGHYIFVMNTQVAPFDNPDVRNALKNAIDREEIAKKVFHGYASPGNDNPIAPSVQYAINPEPIHTFNPDLVKELLKKAGKEGLTVDLSVSDAAFTGAVDAATLFKETAAKAGININVIQEAADSYWDAVWLKKPFCASYWNGRPTCDWMFTQAYAADAPWNDTFWKNPRFNELLVAARSETNSDIRAKQYAEMQQLVHDDGGLINIVFNNFVSANSKAVAHGDLLSNWDVDGMKICSRWWMA; encoded by the coding sequence ATGAATCAATGGGAAGAGTTGCAGCAGGCCGCTTTTGCCAAGCGTGTCTCGCGGCGTGATTTCATGCGCCGCGCTGCGGCGCTAGGTGTATCGACCGCGTTGGCCACCGGTGTTTTGAGCCGTGCCGGCTACGCGCAGGAGCCGAAGAAGGGTGGCACCTTCAAGATCGGCTTGGGCCATGGCGCCACGACGGATTCGTTGGATCCGGCGACCTATCCTGATCAGATGACTGGTACGGTCGGCTGGGGCGCCTCTGGCAACAGCCTCACGGAAATGGACCCGGCCGGTAACATCGTCGGCGATCTCGCCGAGAGCTTCGAGCCGTCGGAAGGCGCCAAGAAGTGGGCGTTCAAGCTGCGCAAAGGTGTCACGTTCCACAACGGCAAGACGGTCACGCCCGAAGATGTGATCGCTTCCTATAAGCATCACATGGGTCCGGATTCGAAGTCGGCCGCCAAGTCCGTCGTCGACACGATCGAGGACATCAAGGCCGACGGTGACACCATTGTCTTCACGCTGAAGGGCGGCAATGCCGACTTCCCGTTCTATGTCAGTGACTATCACCTGAAGACGATGCCGATGAAGGCCGACGGCACTGTCGATTGGCAGTCCGGCATCAGCACCGGCCCGTATTCGATCGAGAAATTCGAGCCCGGCATCGGCGCCAAGCTGAAGCGCTACGACGGCTTCTACGGCAAAGCCTATTTCGATGACGTCGAAATCAAGGTCATCGCCGACGTCGCCGCGCGTACCAATGCATTGGCCTCGGGCGAGATCCACTTCATGGATCGTTGCGATCCGAAGACCGTCAACCTCCTGAAGAAGAACCCGGACGTTGCCGTCAATGAAGTGACCGGCTATGGCCACTACATCTTCGTTATGAACACACAGGTTGCGCCGTTCGATAATCCCGACGTCCGCAACGCTCTGAAGAACGCCATCGACCGCGAAGAAATCGCCAAGAAGGTGTTCCATGGTTACGCCAGCCCGGGTAACGACAATCCGATTGCACCGAGCGTCCAATACGCGATCAACCCGGAGCCGATCCACACCTTCAATCCGGACCTGGTCAAGGAACTGTTGAAGAAGGCGGGCAAGGAAGGCCTCACGGTCGACCTCTCCGTCTCCGACGCGGCCTTCACCGGTGCGGTCGACGCCGCCACCCTGTTCAAGGAAACGGCGGCCAAGGCCGGGATCAACATCAACGTCATCCAGGAAGCGGCTGACAGCTATTGGGACGCGGTCTGGCTGAAGAAGCCGTTCTGCGCCTCGTACTGGAACGGCCGTCCGACTTGCGACTGGATGTTCACCCAGGCCTATGCCGCGGATGCCCCCTGGAACGACACGTTCTGGAAGAACCCGCGCTTCAACGAGTTGCTCGTCGCGGCCCGTTCGGAAACCAATTCCGACATCCGCGCCAAGCAATATGCCGAAATGCAGCAGTTGGTGCATGACGATGGTGGCCTGATCAACATCGTCTTCAACAACTTCGTCTCGGCTAACTCGAAGGCCGTGGCGCACGGCGATCTGCTGTCGAACTGGGACGTCGACGGCATGAAGATCTGCTCGCGCTGGTGGATGGCTTAA
- a CDS encoding ABC transporter permease has product MAEAVMDKKVPKARRSKVASALRELRKAPLTAWFGMIVVTIYILLAVFAPLLAPFKEAEVLADAFLPWEAPYYLGTDQLGRDMLTRMIFAARNSMGIAFAATLLAFFSGGLLGILSALLKGWFDQIISRIVDAVMAIPSLIFALMVLSIFKQPTATNIILVIGIVDATRVFRLTRAVAMNVVALDFVEAAKLRGEKISWVVFREIVPNIMPPLVTEFGLRYCFVFLTISALSFLGLGLQPPTADWGLMVRENATLITYGDITPLLPAGAIALLTVAINFIVDWFLNKTSGLRDGQ; this is encoded by the coding sequence ATGGCTGAAGCTGTGATGGACAAGAAGGTTCCAAAGGCGCGGCGATCCAAGGTCGCTTCCGCATTGCGTGAGTTGCGCAAGGCACCGCTGACGGCGTGGTTCGGCATGATCGTGGTGACGATCTATATCCTGCTGGCCGTGTTCGCGCCGTTGCTTGCCCCGTTCAAGGAGGCGGAGGTTCTTGCCGACGCCTTCCTGCCCTGGGAGGCGCCATATTACCTGGGCACCGATCAGCTCGGGCGCGACATGCTGACCCGCATGATCTTTGCCGCGCGAAATTCCATGGGTATCGCATTCGCCGCGACGCTGCTGGCGTTCTTTTCCGGCGGCCTGCTTGGCATTCTAAGTGCGTTGCTCAAGGGCTGGTTCGATCAGATTATCAGCCGCATCGTCGACGCCGTCATGGCAATTCCCAGCCTTATCTTCGCGCTGATGGTGCTTTCCATCTTCAAGCAGCCGACGGCGACAAACATCATCCTTGTCATCGGCATTGTCGACGCGACCCGCGTCTTCCGCCTGACGCGCGCCGTCGCCATGAATGTGGTGGCACTCGATTTCGTCGAGGCGGCCAAGCTGCGCGGCGAGAAGATCAGTTGGGTTGTGTTCCGCGAAATCGTGCCGAACATCATGCCGCCATTGGTGACCGAGTTCGGCCTGCGCTATTGCTTCGTATTCCTCACGATCAGCGCGCTGTCGTTCCTGGGTCTTGGCCTGCAGCCGCCAACCGCGGATTGGGGGTTGATGGTGCGCGAGAATGCCACGCTCATCACCTATGGCGATATCACGCCGCTGTTGCCCGCCGGCGCCATTGCGCTGCTGACGGTTGCGATCAACTTCATTGTCGATTGGTTCCTCAACAAGACGAGCGGGTTGCGCGATGGCCAATGA
- a CDS encoding GlxA family transcriptional regulator → MPPAPANDQTVTIGFLLMPLFSMMAFVSAIEPLRVANRMAERQLYRWEVISRDGNPVTASNNMSLAADHAIAKHPSYPMMAICASFNPLRHFDATLKQWLQRQNAAGIELGSIDTGAFLLARAGLLDGYRATTHWESLDSFSEAFPKVEVENALYVIDRNRWSCAGGTASLDLMLHMIRRQHGHRLAAAVSEQFIHPEIRGPDDRQRMEPKERQGISHAGLSRVIKLMESRLEEPVMSAALAKTAGMSLRQLERLFDRFFGMSPRRYYLDLRLQRARSMLQYTDMSIVEVAVACGFGSAAHFSRSYHAWAGKAPSAERRRPALGIMPVLR, encoded by the coding sequence ATGCCGCCAGCCCCCGCCAACGACCAGACCGTGACGATTGGCTTCCTGCTGATGCCGCTCTTTTCCATGATGGCCTTCGTTTCGGCGATCGAGCCCTTGCGCGTCGCCAATCGCATGGCCGAACGCCAACTCTATCGTTGGGAAGTCATCTCGCGCGATGGCAATCCGGTGACGGCGTCGAACAATATGTCGCTGGCGGCAGACCACGCCATCGCGAAGCATCCCAGCTATCCCATGATGGCGATATGCGCGAGCTTCAACCCGTTGCGGCACTTCGATGCCACGTTGAAACAATGGCTGCAGCGCCAGAATGCAGCTGGCATCGAGCTTGGATCGATCGATACCGGCGCATTCCTGCTGGCGCGCGCCGGGTTGTTGGACGGCTATCGCGCCACCACCCATTGGGAGAGTCTTGATAGCTTCAGCGAGGCCTTCCCCAAGGTCGAAGTCGAGAACGCCCTCTATGTCATCGACCGCAACCGTTGGTCCTGCGCAGGTGGAACGGCGTCCCTCGATCTCATGCTGCACATGATCCGGCGCCAGCATGGACACCGCCTGGCTGCGGCCGTCTCCGAGCAGTTCATTCACCCGGAAATTCGCGGTCCGGATGACCGGCAGCGGATGGAACCCAAGGAACGACAGGGTATCAGCCATGCCGGTCTGTCCCGCGTCATCAAGCTGATGGAATCGCGGCTCGAAGAGCCGGTCATGAGCGCGGCCCTCGCCAAGACCGCCGGCATGTCACTGCGCCAGTTGGAACGCCTCTTCGATCGCTTTTTCGGCATGTCGCCGCGCCGTTACTATCTTGATCTGCGGCTGCAGCGGGCGCGATCCATGCTGCAATACACCGACATGTCGATTGTCGAGGTCGCCGTTGCCTGCGGCTTCGGGTCGGCGGCGCATTTTTCCCGCAGCTATCATGCCTGGGCGGGCAAGGCACCGAGTGCCGAAAGACGCAGGCCGGCCCTGGGGATCATGCCCGTTCTTCGCTAG
- the sseA gene encoding 3-mercaptopyruvate sulfurtransferase, giving the protein MTSPYANPQFLVSTEWLHANLNQPDLRIVDATYYLPMQNKNARAEYDARHLPGAVFFDIDDIADKDTTLPHMLPSPEKFASRVRRLGIGDGNRIVVYDGTGMMSAARVWWMFRIFGAKEVAILDGGLPKWLSEGRPVDDNQPSPRERHFSARLDNTQVRSKAQMLANIDSRREQALDARASGRFNATEPELWPGRRSGHIPGAKNLPYTQLLKPDQTFHDADTLKAKFEAAGIDLKKPVITSCGSGITACVLALGLGLIGHRDVAVYDGSWAEWGLPGDTPVAS; this is encoded by the coding sequence ATGACCAGCCCCTACGCCAATCCGCAATTCCTGGTGTCGACCGAATGGCTGCACGCCAACCTCAACCAGCCGGATCTGCGCATCGTTGACGCGACATACTATCTGCCGATGCAGAACAAGAATGCACGCGCCGAGTATGACGCGCGGCATCTTCCGGGCGCGGTGTTCTTCGATATCGACGATATCGCGGACAAGGACACGACCTTGCCCCATATGCTGCCTTCGCCTGAGAAGTTTGCCTCACGCGTGCGAAGGCTCGGGATCGGCGACGGCAACCGCATCGTTGTCTATGACGGCACCGGCATGATGAGTGCGGCGCGCGTCTGGTGGATGTTTCGCATTTTCGGCGCGAAGGAAGTGGCAATCCTCGATGGCGGCCTGCCGAAATGGCTTTCTGAAGGCCGGCCTGTCGATGACAACCAACCCAGCCCACGGGAGCGACATTTCAGCGCCAGGCTCGACAACACGCAGGTGCGCTCGAAAGCACAGATGCTGGCCAATATCGACAGCCGGCGCGAACAGGCATTGGACGCGCGCGCCAGCGGCCGTTTCAACGCGACAGAGCCCGAGCTATGGCCGGGCCGGCGCTCCGGCCACATTCCTGGCGCCAAGAACCTGCCCTATACCCAATTGCTGAAACCGGATCAGACCTTCCACGATGCAGATACGCTAAAGGCCAAGTTCGAGGCCGCGGGCATCGATCTCAAGAAGCCGGTCATCACGTCCTGCGGTTCTGGAATCACCGCCTGCGTGCTGGCTTTGGGCCTTGGCTTGATCGGCCATCGGGATGTGGCCGTCTATGACGGCTCCTGGGCAGAATGGGGCCTGCCAGGCGATACGCCGGTCGCTTCTTAA
- a CDS encoding ABC transporter ATP-binding protein: MANENMSRPARAKGEILLEMRGIMIEGESDDVWHQIVKGVDLTLRRGEVLGLIGESGAGKSTLGIAAMGFARPGCRFNGGSVMFDGIDLLKASEEERRKLRGSRISYVAQSAAAAFNPAHRLIDQTIETETQHGVRGVAESIADAQDLYGRLRLPNPTTIGMRYPHQVSGGQLQRVMTAMAMTCRPDLIIFDEPTTALDVTTQVEVLASIRSIVEEFNTAAIYITHDLAVVAQMAHRIMVLRHGKLVEEAPTRDMLAEPKEVYTKSLWAVRKLAKQESSTDDLILQVDHIDAAYGNAVKILDDVSVTVPRGRTVAVVGESGSGKSTLARVVTGLLPPSKGVVKFNGAALPPALPQRDKESLRRIQMIYQSPDTALNPRHRVYDIIGRPLTFYHGLRGKQLELRISELLKMIELDDSYMDRLPGELSGGQKQRVCIARALAAKPDLIICDEVTSALDQIVQEEILKLLLRLQAEFGISYLFITHDIATVRAIADEIVVMNQGKVVQQGLKTKVLSPPYPAYTELLLSSVPEMDPDWLTNLLQKRQAKAK, from the coding sequence ATGGCCAATGAAAATATGAGTCGGCCGGCGCGCGCGAAGGGGGAAATCCTCCTCGAGATGCGCGGCATCATGATCGAGGGCGAAAGCGACGACGTCTGGCATCAGATCGTCAAAGGCGTCGATTTGACCCTGCGTCGCGGCGAGGTGTTGGGGCTGATCGGCGAATCCGGCGCCGGCAAATCGACGCTGGGCATTGCCGCAATGGGGTTTGCCAGGCCCGGCTGCCGCTTCAACGGCGGTTCGGTCATGTTCGACGGCATCGATCTTTTGAAGGCATCGGAAGAAGAACGGCGCAAACTGCGCGGCTCGCGCATTTCCTATGTGGCACAAAGCGCAGCGGCCGCTTTCAATCCCGCCCATCGCCTGATTGATCAAACGATCGAGACCGAGACGCAGCATGGTGTGCGTGGCGTGGCTGAGTCCATCGCCGATGCCCAGGACCTCTACGGCCGCCTGCGCTTGCCCAATCCGACGACCATCGGCATGCGCTATCCACATCAAGTGTCCGGCGGTCAGCTGCAGCGCGTCATGACCGCGATGGCGATGACCTGTCGCCCGGATCTCATCATATTTGACGAGCCGACCACGGCGCTCGACGTCACGACCCAGGTCGAAGTCCTGGCGTCGATCCGGTCCATCGTGGAAGAGTTCAATACGGCGGCGATTTACATCACCCATGATCTCGCTGTGGTGGCGCAGATGGCGCACCGCATCATGGTGCTGCGGCATGGCAAGCTGGTCGAGGAAGCGCCGACGCGCGACATGCTGGCGGAGCCGAAGGAAGTCTACACCAAATCGCTTTGGGCGGTCCGCAAGCTGGCCAAGCAGGAATCGAGTACCGACGATCTGATCCTGCAGGTCGACCATATCGATGCTGCCTATGGCAACGCGGTCAAGATTCTCGACGACGTTTCCGTGACTGTGCCGCGTGGCCGAACCGTTGCCGTCGTGGGTGAATCCGGTTCCGGCAAATCGACTTTGGCGCGGGTCGTCACGGGCTTGTTGCCGCCGAGCAAAGGGGTGGTGAAGTTCAATGGCGCGGCTCTGCCGCCGGCGCTACCGCAGCGTGACAAGGAGAGCCTGCGCCGCATCCAGATGATCTATCAAAGCCCCGATACCGCGCTCAATCCGCGCCACCGGGTCTACGATATCATCGGTCGGCCGCTGACATTCTATCACGGGCTGCGGGGCAAGCAGCTGGAGTTGCGCATCTCAGAGCTCCTCAAGATGATCGAGCTCGATGACAGCTATATGGATCGTCTGCCGGGCGAATTGTCGGGTGGACAAAAGCAGCGCGTCTGCATAGCCCGCGCATTGGCCGCCAAGCCAGATCTCATCATTTGTGACGAGGTTACCTCGGCGCTGGATCAGATCGTTCAGGAGGAAATCCTCAAGCTGCTGCTGCGATTGCAGGCGGAATTTGGCATTTCCTATCTTTTCATCACGCATGACATCGCGACGGTCCGCGCCATCGCTGATGAGATTGTGGTCATGAACCAGGGCAAGGTGGTACAACAGGGCCTGAAGACCAAGGTGTTGTCGCCCCCATATCCGGCCTATACCGAGTTGCTGCTGTCTTCCGTGCCGGAAATGGATCCGGACTGGTTGACCAACTTGCTGCAGAAACGGCAGGCCAAAGCTAAGTGA
- a CDS encoding RidA family protein, which yields MRKVIDTGLPRGKSPVELAAVANGTLYVCSIPSRGDGSIVDGGIEAQTEQTLRNLKQSVEAAGATMDDVVQVQVFLSGEEHFQGMNAAYAKFFNAPYPVRATFIAGIIVPGANIEILAQADVSHVNK from the coding sequence ATGCGAAAAGTCATCGACACCGGCCTTCCGCGCGGCAAGTCGCCGGTCGAACTGGCCGCTGTTGCCAACGGAACACTCTATGTCTGCAGCATTCCATCGCGGGGCGACGGCTCGATCGTCGATGGCGGGATAGAGGCGCAGACCGAGCAAACGCTACGCAATCTCAAGCAATCGGTTGAGGCCGCCGGCGCTACCATGGATGACGTCGTCCAGGTACAGGTGTTCCTGAGTGGCGAAGAGCATTTTCAAGGCATGAACGCGGCCTATGCCAAGTTCTTCAACGCGCCCTATCCGGTTCGGGCCACGTTCATTGCCGGAATCATCGTGCCGGGCGCCAATATCGAAATATTGGCGCAAGCAGACGTCAGCCACGTCAACAAATAG